A portion of the Leifsonia sp. EB41 genome contains these proteins:
- the rpoZ gene encoding DNA-directed RNA polymerase subunit omega has protein sequence MATTNNGIIDPPIDELLARVESKYALVIFASKRARQINDYYADLHEGSLFDNVGPLVDSSVDDKPLSVALHEINEDKLVIKPLAAE, from the coding sequence ATGGCGACCACGAACAACGGCATCATCGACCCGCCCATCGACGAGCTCCTGGCCCGCGTCGAGTCCAAGTACGCGCTGGTCATCTTCGCCTCCAAGCGCGCCCGCCAGATCAACGACTACTACGCCGACCTGCACGAGGGCAGCCTGTTCGACAACGTCGGCCCGCTGGTCGACTCCTCCGTCGACGACAAGCCCCTCTCGGTGGCGCTCCACGAGATCAACGAGGACAAGCTCGTCATCAAGCCGCTGGCCGCGGAGTAA
- the gmk gene encoding guanylate kinase: MAEPTTASRRPAPPEVDRTAASAAAVAARRARAAVKNAIASREVSPLVVLDHATAAPEGVEGRLRVTEFLLSVPAIGTTKMQEALQRLAISPAKRLGGLGRHQRLKLREFLIERENRAGRRRQQLVVLAGPTAVGKGTVSTYIRENYPEVLLSVSATTRAPRPGEVDGVNYYFVDDAEFDRMIEEGELLEHATVHNAYRYGTPRGPIEAALEQGRSVLLEIDLQGARQVRESMPEARLIFLLPPTWDELVRRLIGRGTEEAAEQQRRLETAKVELAAQDEFDYRVVNHTVAEAAREVVDLMKVRVAPSRP; this comes from the coding sequence ATGGCTGAGCCGACCACCGCCTCCCGCCGCCCCGCACCGCCGGAGGTCGACCGGACCGCCGCGTCAGCGGCCGCTGTCGCCGCCCGCCGAGCGCGCGCTGCCGTGAAGAACGCCATCGCCTCCCGCGAGGTCTCGCCGCTGGTCGTGCTCGACCACGCGACCGCCGCGCCCGAGGGCGTGGAGGGCCGGCTCCGGGTCACCGAGTTCCTGCTGAGCGTGCCCGCGATCGGGACCACGAAGATGCAGGAGGCCCTGCAGCGCCTCGCCATCTCGCCGGCCAAGCGGCTCGGCGGCCTCGGCAGGCACCAGCGGCTGAAGCTCCGCGAGTTCCTGATCGAGCGCGAGAACCGCGCCGGCCGCCGCCGCCAGCAGCTCGTCGTGCTGGCCGGCCCGACCGCCGTCGGCAAGGGCACGGTCTCCACCTACATCCGGGAGAACTACCCGGAGGTGCTGCTGTCGGTCTCCGCGACCACGCGCGCGCCGCGGCCCGGCGAGGTGGACGGCGTCAACTACTACTTCGTCGACGACGCCGAGTTCGACCGGATGATCGAGGAGGGCGAGCTCCTGGAGCACGCCACCGTGCACAATGCCTACCGCTACGGCACGCCGCGCGGGCCGATCGAGGCAGCGCTGGAGCAGGGCAGGAGCGTCCTGCTGGAGATCGACCTCCAGGGCGCCCGGCAGGTGCGCGAGTCCATGCCGGAGGCCAGGCTGATCTTCCTGCTGCCGCCGACCTGGGACGAGCTGGTCAGACGGCTGATCGGGCGCGGCACCGAGGAGGCCGCCGAGCAGCAGCGTCGGCTGGAGACCGCGAAGGTGGAACTGGCCGCCCAGGACGAGTTCGATTACCGTGTGGTCAACCACACGGTCGCTGAGGCCGCCCGGGAGGTCGTAGACTTGATGAAGGTCCGCGTGGCGCCGTCGCGCCCGTAG
- the pyrF gene encoding orotidine-5'-phosphate decarboxylase → MTGTSVSFGGRLAAAFDAHGRLCVGIDPHAHLLADWGLEASAAGVRAFGLRVVEAAAGRAGIVKPQVAFFERYGSAGYAALEGVIRAARDAGLLVIADAKRGDIGTSVAAYAEAWLTPGSPLEADAMTIAAFQGVGSIAEPMRLAEAAGKGLFVLAATSNPEAAAIQKAVVADGARAGMTVARAIIEDVHAFNQEQPPHPFGTVGLVLGATVALGDYGIDTATAVAPTVPVLAPGFGHQGARVADVHAIFGAFAPGVIVSESRGLLTAGPGGLAEAVARRAEEVRTSHG, encoded by the coding sequence GTGACGGGGACCTCGGTGTCGTTCGGCGGCAGGCTGGCCGCGGCGTTCGACGCGCACGGCCGTCTGTGCGTCGGCATCGACCCGCACGCGCACCTGCTGGCGGACTGGGGCCTGGAGGCCTCGGCCGCCGGCGTGCGCGCGTTCGGACTGCGCGTGGTGGAGGCCGCCGCCGGCCGGGCCGGGATCGTGAAGCCGCAGGTGGCGTTCTTCGAGCGCTACGGGTCCGCGGGCTACGCGGCGCTGGAGGGCGTCATCCGCGCGGCGCGCGACGCCGGGCTCCTGGTGATCGCGGACGCGAAGCGCGGCGACATCGGGACGAGTGTCGCGGCGTACGCCGAGGCGTGGCTGACCCCTGGCTCGCCCCTGGAGGCCGACGCCATGACGATCGCCGCCTTCCAGGGCGTCGGCTCGATCGCCGAGCCGATGCGACTCGCCGAGGCGGCAGGCAAGGGCCTGTTCGTGCTCGCGGCGACGTCCAATCCGGAGGCCGCGGCCATCCAGAAGGCGGTCGTCGCCGACGGGGCCCGTGCCGGGATGACGGTCGCCCGTGCGATCATCGAAGACGTGCACGCGTTCAACCAGGAGCAGCCCCCGCATCCCTTCGGCACGGTCGGCCTGGTGCTCGGCGCCACCGTCGCGCTGGGGGACTACGGGATCGACACCGCGACCGCCGTCGCGCCGACCGTCCCTGTGCTGGCGCCCGGCTTCGGCCACCAGGGCGCCCGGGTGGCCGACGTGCACGCGATCTTCGGGGCGTTCGCGCCCGGGGTGATCGTCAGCGAGTCCCGCGGGCTGCTGACCGCCGGCCCCGGTGGACTGGCCGAGGCCGTCGCCCGTCGCGCCGAGGAGGTGCGCACCAGTCATGGCTGA
- the carB gene encoding carbamoyl-phosphate synthase large subunit, giving the protein MPKRDDIHSVLVIGSGPIVIGQACEFDYSGTQACRVLKQEGVRVILVNSNPATIMTDPDFADATYVEPITWEVIETIIAKEKPDAILPTLGGQTALNAAMQLHEHGILEKYGVELIGAKFEAIQKGEDRQIFKELVVAAGAEVARSHIAHTVEEALEFAEDLGYPLVVRPSFTMGGLGSGFAYTPEDLRRIAGDGIHQSPTSEVLLEESILGWKEYELELMRDTSDNTVVVCSIENVDPVGVHTGDSITVAPALTLTDREYQKLRDIGIDIIRAVGVDTGGCNIQFAVDPENGRIIVIEMNPRVSRSSALASKATGFPIAKIAAKLAIGYRLDEIPNDITKVTPASFEPTLDYVVVKVPRFAFEKFPAADPTLTTTMKSVGEAMAIGRSFTSALQKALRSLEKRGSSFHWGAESRTVQELLESIATPTDGRIVDVQQALRLGATAEEVFEATKIDPWFIDQIVLINEVAEQIRDAETLDTDTLRYAKDHGFSDAQIGELRGFGEADVREVRHILGVRPVYKTVDTCAGEFPALTPYHYSSYDEETEVAPSDSRKVVILGSGPNRIGQGVEFDYSCVHASFALHDAGFETIMINCNPETVSTDYDTSDRLYFEPLTLEDVLEVIHAESQSGELVGVVVQLGGQTALGLAKGLEAAGVPILGTTPEAIDLAEERGLFAGILESAGLLAPKNATAIDFPSAAHAAEQIGYPVLVRPSFVLGGRGMEIVYDTASLADYFERVAGQGIVGPSHPLLVDRFLDDAIEIDVDALYDGERLYIGGVMEHIEEAGIHSGDSSCTLPPITLGRREIDRVREATLKIAQGIGVRGLLNVQFAIGAGVLYVLEANPRASRTVPFVSKALGIPLAKAASRIMVGDTVTGLIEEGLLPETDGSIIPMDSPVAVKEAVLPFKRFRTREGKIVDSVLGPEMRSTGEVMGIDRDFPTAFAKSQAAAYGGMPLEGTVFVSVSDRDKRAIVLPVLRLKQLGYDIVATEGTAEVLNRNGIEAGIVRKFSEAPEEDSVVGLITRNEVDVVINTPSGRSARADGYEIRAAAVAGDKPLFTTIAELSAAVASLDAVREGFEVTSLQEYALQRAARA; this is encoded by the coding sequence ATGCCCAAGCGCGACGACATCCACTCCGTCCTGGTCATCGGGTCCGGCCCGATCGTCATCGGCCAGGCCTGCGAGTTCGACTACTCCGGCACCCAGGCCTGCCGCGTGCTCAAGCAGGAGGGCGTGCGCGTCATCCTGGTGAACTCCAACCCGGCCACCATCATGACCGACCCCGACTTCGCCGACGCGACCTACGTCGAGCCGATCACCTGGGAGGTCATCGAGACCATCATCGCCAAGGAGAAGCCGGACGCGATCCTGCCGACCCTCGGCGGCCAGACCGCGCTCAACGCGGCCATGCAGCTGCACGAGCACGGCATCCTGGAGAAGTACGGCGTCGAGCTGATCGGCGCCAAGTTCGAGGCGATCCAGAAGGGCGAGGACCGCCAGATCTTCAAGGAGCTCGTGGTCGCCGCCGGCGCGGAGGTGGCGCGCTCGCACATCGCGCACACTGTCGAGGAGGCGCTGGAGTTCGCCGAGGACCTCGGCTACCCGCTCGTCGTCCGCCCCTCGTTCACGATGGGCGGCCTCGGCTCGGGCTTCGCCTACACGCCGGAGGACCTGCGCCGCATCGCGGGCGACGGCATCCACCAGAGCCCGACCAGCGAGGTGCTCCTGGAGGAGTCGATCCTCGGCTGGAAGGAGTACGAGCTCGAGCTGATGCGCGACACCTCCGACAACACGGTGGTCGTCTGCTCGATCGAGAACGTGGACCCGGTCGGCGTGCACACCGGCGACTCCATCACCGTCGCGCCCGCGCTGACGCTGACGGACCGCGAGTACCAGAAGCTGCGCGACATCGGCATCGACATCATCCGCGCGGTGGGCGTCGACACCGGCGGCTGCAACATCCAGTTCGCGGTGGACCCGGAGAACGGCCGGATCATCGTCATCGAGATGAACCCGCGCGTCTCCCGCTCGTCGGCGCTGGCGTCGAAGGCCACCGGCTTCCCGATCGCGAAGATCGCCGCGAAGCTCGCGATCGGCTACCGGCTGGACGAGATCCCGAACGACATCACCAAGGTCACCCCAGCGAGCTTCGAGCCGACGCTCGACTACGTCGTCGTCAAGGTGCCGCGGTTCGCGTTCGAGAAGTTCCCGGCCGCCGACCCGACGCTGACCACCACCATGAAGTCGGTGGGCGAGGCGATGGCGATCGGCCGCAGCTTCACGAGCGCGCTGCAGAAGGCGCTCCGCTCGCTGGAGAAGCGCGGCTCGTCGTTCCACTGGGGCGCGGAGTCCCGCACGGTCCAGGAGCTGCTGGAGTCCATCGCGACCCCGACCGACGGCCGGATCGTGGACGTGCAGCAGGCGCTGCGCCTGGGCGCGACGGCCGAGGAGGTCTTCGAAGCGACCAAGATCGACCCCTGGTTCATCGACCAGATCGTCCTGATCAACGAGGTCGCCGAGCAGATCCGCGACGCGGAGACGCTCGACACCGACACGCTCCGCTACGCCAAGGACCACGGCTTCTCGGACGCTCAGATCGGCGAGCTGCGCGGCTTCGGCGAGGCCGACGTGCGCGAGGTGCGGCACATCCTCGGCGTCCGCCCGGTCTACAAGACGGTCGACACCTGCGCGGGCGAGTTCCCTGCGCTCACGCCGTACCACTACTCCAGCTACGACGAGGAGACGGAGGTCGCCCCGAGCGACAGCCGCAAGGTCGTCATCCTCGGCTCCGGCCCGAACCGCATCGGACAGGGCGTCGAGTTCGACTACTCGTGCGTGCACGCCTCGTTCGCGCTGCACGACGCCGGGTTCGAGACCATCATGATCAACTGCAACCCGGAGACCGTGTCGACCGACTACGACACCTCCGACCGCCTGTACTTCGAGCCGCTGACGCTGGAGGACGTGCTGGAGGTCATCCACGCCGAGTCGCAGTCCGGCGAGCTGGTCGGCGTCGTCGTGCAGCTCGGCGGCCAGACCGCCCTCGGCCTCGCCAAGGGCCTGGAGGCGGCGGGCGTCCCGATCCTCGGCACCACGCCGGAGGCCATCGACCTGGCGGAGGAGCGCGGCCTGTTCGCCGGGATCCTCGAAAGCGCCGGGCTGCTGGCCCCGAAGAACGCCACGGCGATCGACTTCCCGAGCGCCGCGCACGCCGCGGAGCAGATCGGCTACCCGGTGCTCGTGCGCCCCAGCTTCGTGCTCGGCGGACGCGGCATGGAGATCGTCTACGACACCGCCTCGCTCGCGGACTACTTCGAGCGCGTCGCGGGTCAGGGCATCGTCGGGCCATCGCACCCGCTGCTGGTCGACCGGTTCCTGGACGACGCGATCGAGATCGACGTCGACGCGCTCTACGACGGCGAGCGGCTTTACATCGGCGGCGTCATGGAGCACATCGAGGAGGCCGGCATCCACTCCGGCGACTCGAGCTGCACGCTGCCGCCGATCACGCTGGGCCGCCGCGAGATCGATCGCGTGCGTGAGGCGACGCTGAAGATCGCCCAGGGCATCGGCGTCCGCGGCCTGCTGAACGTGCAGTTCGCGATCGGCGCGGGCGTGCTCTACGTGCTGGAGGCCAACCCGCGCGCGTCGCGGACCGTCCCGTTCGTGTCGAAGGCGCTGGGCATCCCGCTCGCCAAGGCCGCGTCGCGGATCATGGTCGGCGACACCGTCACCGGCCTGATCGAGGAGGGCCTGCTGCCGGAGACCGACGGCTCCATCATCCCGATGGACTCGCCGGTCGCCGTGAAGGAGGCCGTGCTGCCGTTCAAGCGGTTCCGCACCCGCGAGGGCAAGATCGTCGACTCGGTGCTCGGCCCGGAGATGCGCTCGACCGGCGAGGTCATGGGCATCGACCGCGACTTCCCGACCGCGTTCGCCAAGAGCCAGGCCGCGGCCTACGGCGGCATGCCGCTGGAGGGCACCGTCTTCGTCTCGGTCTCCGACCGCGACAAGCGCGCGATCGTCCTCCCGGTGCTGCGGCTGAAGCAGCTCGGCTACGACATCGTCGCAACGGAGGGCACCGCCGAGGTGCTCAACCGCAACGGCATCGAGGCGGGCATCGTGCGCAAGTTCAGCGAGGCGCCGGAGGAGGACTCGGTCGTCGGGCTCATCACCCGCAACGAGGTGGACGTCGTCATCAACACGCCGAGCGGCCGCTCCGCCCGTGCCGACGGGTACGAGATCCGCGCCGCTGCCGTGGCCGGCGACAAGCCGCTGTTCACGACCATCGCCGAGCTGAGTGCCGCCGTCGCATCGCTCGACGCGGTGCGCGAGGGCTTCGAGGTGACGTCGCTGCAGGAGTACGCGCTGCAGAGGGCCGCGCGCGCGTGA
- the carA gene encoding glutamine-hydrolyzing carbamoyl-phosphate synthase small subunit, producing the protein MAAAEPAVLVLEDGKRYVGRAYGARGRTLGEAVFATGMTGYQETLTDPSYAGQIVLMTAPHIGNTGTNDEDMESRRIWVDGFVVREPSRVVSNFRAQRSLDDDLVEQGVVGISGIDTRAVTRHIRSAGAMRSGIFSGDDFGLSDSEQLELVQSGAKMAGRNLSAEVSTVEPYTVPAVGERIGSVAVLDLGVKKSTLENLAARGLDVHVLPQQVTAEHVLSLNPSALFFSNGPGDPQASDKHVALLQETLRAGLPYFGICFGNQLLGRALGLTTYKLPFGHRGINQPVLDKRTGRVEITAQNHGFAVKAPIDATFDSPAGFGTVEVSHFSLNDNVVEGLNCLDIDAFSVQYHPEAAAGPHDANYLFDRFIEMIRKRENGATDDETQEGTD; encoded by the coding sequence GTGGCCGCAGCAGAACCTGCCGTGCTCGTCCTCGAAGACGGGAAGCGTTACGTGGGCCGGGCCTACGGCGCCCGCGGGCGGACGCTCGGCGAGGCGGTCTTCGCCACCGGCATGACCGGCTACCAGGAGACCCTCACCGACCCGTCGTACGCGGGCCAGATCGTCCTCATGACGGCGCCGCACATCGGCAACACCGGCACGAACGACGAGGACATGGAGTCCCGACGGATCTGGGTCGACGGCTTCGTCGTCCGCGAGCCCAGCCGGGTCGTCTCCAACTTCCGCGCCCAGCGCAGCCTCGACGACGACCTCGTGGAGCAGGGCGTCGTCGGCATCAGCGGCATCGACACCCGCGCCGTCACCCGTCACATCCGCTCGGCGGGCGCGATGCGCTCCGGCATCTTCTCCGGCGACGACTTCGGGCTGAGCGACTCCGAGCAGCTGGAGCTGGTGCAGTCCGGCGCGAAGATGGCCGGCCGCAACCTCTCGGCCGAGGTCTCCACCGTCGAGCCGTACACGGTCCCGGCGGTCGGCGAGCGCATCGGCTCTGTCGCGGTCCTCGACCTCGGAGTCAAGAAGTCCACCCTGGAGAACCTGGCCGCGCGCGGGCTCGATGTCCACGTCCTCCCGCAGCAGGTCACGGCCGAGCACGTGCTCAGCCTGAATCCGTCCGCGCTGTTCTTCTCGAACGGCCCGGGTGACCCGCAGGCCTCGGACAAGCACGTCGCGCTCCTCCAGGAGACGCTGCGCGCCGGCCTGCCGTACTTCGGCATCTGCTTCGGCAACCAGCTCCTCGGCCGCGCGCTCGGCCTGACCACCTACAAGCTGCCCTTCGGCCACCGCGGGATCAACCAGCCGGTGCTCGACAAGCGCACCGGCCGCGTGGAGATCACCGCGCAGAACCATGGCTTCGCGGTCAAGGCGCCGATCGACGCGACCTTCGATTCCCCGGCCGGGTTCGGCACGGTGGAGGTCAGCCACTTCAGCCTCAACGACAACGTCGTAGAGGGCCTGAACTGCCTCGACATCGACGCGTTCAGCGTGCAGTACCACCCGGAGGCGGCCGCAGGGCCGCACGACGCCAACTACCTCTTCGACCGGTTCATCGAGATGATCCGGAAGCGTGAGAACGGCGCCACCGACGATGAGACCCAGGAAGGCACCGACTGA
- a CDS encoding dihydroorotase: protein MSESVMTQKYLIRGATLADGARTDLLLADGRIAATGSAASDTGATVIDADGLIALPGLVDLHTHLREPGYEQSETVLTGTRAAAAGGFTAVFPMANTSPVADTAGVVEQVLRLGESAGYATVQPIGAVTVGLAGERLAELGAMADSRARVRVFSDDGKCVSDPLLMRRALEYVKAFGGVIAQHAQEPRLTEGAQMNEGALSGELGLTGWPAVAEESIIARDVLLAEHVGSRLHVCHVSTAGSVDVIRWAKARGVDVTAEVTPHHLLLTEELASGYDARYKVNPPLRRAEDVEALRAGLADGTIDIVATDHAPHPVESKDCEWDAAAFGMVGLESALSVVQASVVDNGLLGWTDIARVLSAAPARIGRLDGHGLPLETGAPAELFLYDPAASREFSTGDLAGKGVNSPYLSMTLPGRVVATFHRGYATVLDGTVVEELEAARG from the coding sequence ATGAGTGAGAGCGTGATGACCCAGAAGTACCTGATCCGCGGCGCGACTCTGGCCGATGGCGCCCGCACCGACCTCCTGCTCGCCGACGGCCGGATCGCGGCCACCGGCAGTGCCGCGAGCGATACGGGCGCGACCGTGATCGACGCGGACGGCCTGATCGCCCTTCCGGGCCTGGTCGACCTGCACACGCACCTGCGCGAGCCCGGCTACGAGCAGAGCGAGACGGTCCTCACCGGCACGCGCGCCGCCGCGGCGGGAGGCTTCACCGCGGTGTTCCCGATGGCGAACACCTCCCCGGTCGCCGACACCGCCGGCGTCGTGGAGCAGGTGCTCCGGCTCGGCGAGTCCGCGGGCTACGCGACCGTCCAGCCGATCGGCGCCGTGACCGTCGGACTCGCGGGGGAGCGGCTCGCCGAGCTCGGCGCGATGGCCGACTCCCGCGCCAGGGTGCGGGTCTTCTCCGACGACGGCAAGTGCGTCTCCGACCCGCTGCTGATGCGCCGCGCGCTGGAGTACGTCAAGGCGTTCGGCGGCGTGATCGCCCAGCACGCGCAGGAGCCGCGGCTCACCGAGGGCGCCCAGATGAACGAGGGCGCGCTTTCGGGCGAGCTCGGCCTGACCGGCTGGCCGGCCGTCGCCGAGGAGTCGATCATCGCCCGCGACGTGCTCCTCGCCGAGCACGTCGGCTCGCGCCTGCACGTCTGCCACGTGTCGACCGCCGGCTCGGTGGACGTCATCCGCTGGGCGAAGGCGCGCGGCGTCGACGTCACGGCCGAGGTCACGCCGCACCACCTGCTGCTGACCGAGGAGCTGGCCTCCGGCTACGACGCCCGCTACAAGGTCAACCCGCCGCTGCGCCGTGCGGAGGACGTGGAGGCGCTGCGCGCGGGCCTCGCGGACGGGACGATCGACATCGTCGCGACCGACCACGCGCCGCACCCGGTGGAGTCCAAGGACTGCGAGTGGGACGCCGCCGCGTTCGGGATGGTCGGGCTGGAGTCCGCGCTCTCGGTCGTGCAGGCCTCGGTGGTCGACAACGGCCTCCTCGGCTGGACGGACATCGCCCGGGTGCTCTCGGCGGCCCCGGCCCGCATCGGCCGGCTGGACGGCCACGGCCTCCCGCTCGAGACCGGCGCGCCGGCCGAGCTGTTCCTCTACGACCCGGCCGCCTCGCGGGAGTTCTCGACCGGGGACCTCGCAGGCAAGGGCGTCAACTCGCCCTACCTGTCGATGACGCTGCCGGGACGGGTGGTGGCGACCTTCCACCGCGGCTACGCCACCGTGCTCGACGGCACCGTGGTCGAGGAGCTGGAGGCGGCCCGTGGATAA
- a CDS encoding aspartate carbamoyltransferase catalytic subunit, whose amino-acid sequence MRHLLSTKTLSRDDAITLLDVAEDMADVQDREVKKLPTLRGKTVVNLFFEDSTRTRISFEAAAKRLSADVINFSAKGSSVSKGESLKDTAQTLAAMGADAVVVRHSASGAPQTLATSGWIDAGVLNAGDGTHEHPTQALLDAFTMRRRLHGRASRGHDLDGVTVTIVGDILHSRVARSNVWLLQTLGAQVTLVAPPTLLPVDVSSWPAAIGYDLDAAIDAEPDVVMMLRIQGERMHAAYFPSEREYARRWGLDDERLGRLGADSIVMHPGPMNRGLEISAAAADSPRSTVREQVANGVSVRMAALYLLLSGGDRDGQQTNDGVR is encoded by the coding sequence ATGAGGCACCTGCTCAGCACCAAGACCCTCTCGCGGGACGACGCGATCACCCTGCTCGACGTCGCCGAGGACATGGCGGACGTGCAGGACCGCGAGGTCAAGAAGCTGCCGACCCTGCGCGGCAAGACAGTCGTCAACCTCTTCTTCGAGGACTCCACCCGCACGCGCATCTCGTTCGAGGCGGCGGCGAAGCGGCTCTCGGCGGATGTCATCAACTTCTCCGCCAAGGGCTCCAGCGTCTCCAAGGGCGAGAGCCTGAAGGACACCGCGCAGACGCTCGCGGCGATGGGCGCGGACGCGGTCGTCGTGCGGCACAGCGCCTCCGGCGCCCCGCAGACGCTCGCGACCAGCGGCTGGATCGACGCGGGCGTGCTCAACGCCGGCGACGGCACCCACGAGCACCCGACCCAGGCGCTGCTCGACGCCTTCACGATGCGACGCCGGCTGCACGGCCGCGCCTCGCGCGGACACGACCTCGACGGCGTGACCGTGACGATCGTCGGCGACATCCTGCACTCCCGGGTCGCCCGCTCCAACGTGTGGCTGCTGCAGACCCTCGGCGCGCAGGTGACCCTGGTCGCGCCGCCCACCCTGCTGCCGGTCGACGTGTCGAGCTGGCCGGCCGCGATCGGCTACGACCTGGACGCGGCGATCGACGCCGAGCCCGACGTCGTGATGATGCTGCGCATCCAGGGCGAGCGGATGCACGCGGCCTACTTCCCCTCCGAGCGCGAGTACGCGCGGCGCTGGGGGCTGGACGACGAACGGCTGGGCCGGCTCGGGGCCGATAGCATTGTGATGCACCCGGGACCGATGAACCGCGGGCTGGAGATCTCGGCGGCCGCCGCCGACTCGCCGCGGTCGACGGTGCGGGAGCAGGTCGCCAACGGCGTGTCCGTGCGAATGGCGGCACTGTATCTGCTGCTCTCCGGAGGAGACAGGGACGGCCAGCAGACGAATGACGGTGTGCGATGA
- the pyrR gene encoding bifunctional pyr operon transcriptional regulator/uracil phosphoribosyltransferase PyrR has protein sequence MTARTVLQQADIARALTRISHEILESNRGTNELVILGIPTRGVVLARRIAANIQRIEPDSVASPDDIVGSLDVTMYRDDLSRNPTRAPQPTSLPGSIDGRTVVLVDDVLFSGRTIRAALDAISDLGRPRAVRLAVLVDRGHRELPIRADFVGKNLPSAASERIFVRLDEIDGEESVTIEESRTIEEAGA, from the coding sequence ATGACAGCGCGCACCGTGCTGCAACAGGCTGACATCGCCCGGGCGTTGACTCGGATCTCCCACGAGATCCTGGAGTCCAACCGGGGAACGAACGAGCTGGTGATCCTCGGCATCCCGACGCGCGGCGTCGTGCTGGCCCGGCGGATCGCCGCGAACATCCAGCGGATCGAGCCGGACTCGGTCGCGTCGCCCGACGACATCGTCGGCTCCCTCGACGTGACGATGTACCGCGACGACCTGTCCCGGAATCCCACGCGGGCGCCGCAGCCCACCTCGCTGCCGGGGTCGATCGACGGGCGGACCGTCGTCCTGGTGGACGACGTGCTCTTCTCGGGCCGCACCATCCGCGCCGCGCTCGACGCGATCAGCGACCTGGGCAGGCCGCGGGCCGTCCGGCTCGCCGTGCTGGTCGACCGCGGGCACCGCGAGCTGCCGATCCGGGCGGACTTCGTCGGCAAGAACCTTCCGTCGGCCGCCTCCGAGCGCATCTTCGTGCGGCTGGACGAGATCGACGGCGAGGAGTCGGTGACCATCGAAGAGTCGCGGACGATCGAGGAGGCCGGGGCATGA
- a CDS encoding DsbA family protein translates to MTATGRLRRIVAAAVLAVAVTAGVASCSLLGGNSNVPVATAKPATGIDGVANFDGGYVSAGSGPKKVDLWFDPMCPVCGAFEKSNGTTLANAVKDGSITLRLHPLTFLDRASNGTGYSTRASAALACVAVHEPARTLDYYQALFADQPEENSSGLTDKQLATLATDHGITDISGCIDRSGPYQAWAQANTAHSQSGPITVDGKKVLDNIQGTPTVLVNGKQYTGSISDEKEFASFLGR, encoded by the coding sequence ATGACCGCGACGGGCCGGCTGCGCCGGATCGTCGCCGCAGCGGTGCTCGCGGTCGCGGTGACCGCGGGCGTCGCGTCCTGCTCGCTCCTCGGCGGCAACTCTAACGTCCCCGTCGCGACCGCCAAGCCGGCCACGGGCATCGATGGCGTCGCGAACTTCGACGGCGGCTACGTCTCGGCCGGCTCCGGCCCGAAGAAGGTCGACCTCTGGTTCGACCCGATGTGCCCGGTCTGCGGCGCGTTCGAGAAGTCGAACGGCACGACGCTGGCCAACGCGGTGAAGGACGGCTCGATCACGCTCCGCCTGCACCCGCTGACCTTCCTGGACCGCGCGTCGAACGGCACCGGATACTCGACCCGGGCGTCGGCTGCGCTCGCCTGCGTCGCCGTACACGAGCCGGCGCGCACGCTGGACTACTACCAGGCGCTGTTCGCGGACCAGCCGGAGGAGAACTCCAGCGGCCTGACCGACAAGCAGCTCGCCACGCTTGCCACGGACCACGGCATCACCGACATCTCGGGCTGCATCGACCGCAGCGGGCCGTACCAGGCGTGGGCGCAGGCGAACACCGCGCACTCGCAGAGCGGACCGATCACGGTGGACGGCAAGAAAGTGCTCGACAACATCCAGGGCACGCCGACAGTGCTCGTGAACGGCAAGCAGTACACCGGCTCGATCAGCGACGAGAAGGAGTTCGCGAGCTTCCTCGGCCGGTGA
- the nusB gene encoding transcription antitermination factor NusB yields the protein MSARTKARKRALDVLFSADLRQLTLPQALAAEAERAANEPTREASWLYAREIVDGVIDHQDEIDEQIETYAQGWTLARMPAVDRAILRIGVWELLFNDEVPDGVAISEAVEAATVLSTDDSAGFVNGLLAKIAQNRPQRA from the coding sequence GTGAGCGCCAGGACCAAGGCGCGCAAGCGCGCCCTCGATGTGCTGTTCAGCGCCGACCTGCGGCAGCTCACCCTGCCGCAGGCCCTGGCGGCCGAGGCGGAGCGCGCGGCCAACGAGCCGACGCGTGAGGCCTCCTGGCTGTACGCCCGCGAAATCGTGGACGGCGTGATCGACCACCAGGACGAGATCGACGAGCAGATCGAGACGTACGCCCAGGGCTGGACCCTGGCGCGCATGCCCGCCGTGGACCGCGCCATCCTGCGCATCGGCGTGTGGGAGCTGCTGTTCAACGACGAGGTGCCGGACGGCGTCGCGATCTCGGAGGCCGTGGAGGCCGCGACCGTGCTGTCGACGGACGACTCGGCCGGCTTCGTGAACGGCCTGCTCGCGAAGATCGCGCAGAACCGCCCGCAGCGCGCATGA